One region of Eleutherodactylus coqui strain aEleCoq1 chromosome 5, aEleCoq1.hap1, whole genome shotgun sequence genomic DNA includes:
- the LOC136627144 gene encoding oocyte zinc finger protein XlCOF7.1-like, producing MEEKPPAKSMHDDGNGSSEGCLISADCKSEDCDITQDTYEEPAIIPDIPSALHSKDSSSDPLIPSSDPPQTGKQVKNYRRKAKHQGDPTGEKPFSCSECGKCFNWKSQLVEHQRLHTGEKPFSCVECGKCFKWRTSLVQHQRTHTGERPYSCAECGKSFTHQTHLATHQRSHTGEKAFSCSECGKHFSQKTNLVSHQRTHTGVKPFSCSECGKCFNSKPSLVIHHRFHTGEKPFSCSECGKCFTKKSNLVSHQKTHGGEKPFSCSECGKHFNQKSGLVSHQKIHTGEKPFSCAECEKCFKWKSALVQHQKIHTGEKPFSCSECGKYFSTKPNLVKHQNTHKGEKPFSCSECGKCFAVKSSLVKHQNIHTGEKPFSCSECGKSFKWTSSLVIHQRNHTGEKPFSCGKCGKCFKWKSDLVQHQRTHTGEKPFSCAECGKCFKWTTSLANHQRTHTAEKPFSCLECGKCFKWTSGLVSHQKSHTGEKSFSCAECGKSFIHKTNLLSHQRTHTGERPFSCSECGKRFTQETHFFRHQRIHMRE from the exons ATGGAGGAGAAGCCCCCGGCTAAGAGCATGCACG ATGATGGTAACGGGAGCTCTGAGGgatgtctgatatctgcagattgtaaatcAGAAGATTGTgatatcacacaagatacatatgaagaacccgccattatcccagatatcccatcagcccttcacagcaaagattcatcatctgatcctcttatccCATCTTCTGATCCACCACAGACTGGTAAACAGGTGAAAAATTACAGGAGGAAGGCTAAACATCAAGGAGATCCTACAGGGGAGAAgcctttttcctgttcagaatgtgggaaatgttttaactggAAATCACAacttgttgaacatcagagacttcacacaggagagaagccattttcttgtgtagaatgtgggaaatgttttaaatggaGAACATCTCTTGttcaacatcagagaactcacacaggagagaggccatattcatgtgcagaatgtggcaaATCTTTTACCCATCAAACACATCTTgctacacatcagagaagtcacacgggagagaaggcattttcatgttcagaatgtgggaaacatttTAGTCAGAAAACaaatcttgtttcacatcagagaactcacacaggagtcaagccgttttcatgttcagaatgtgggaaatgttttaattcgAAACCATCTCTTGTTATACATCATagatttcacacaggagagaagccgttttcatgttcagaatgtggaaaatgttttactaagaaatcaaatcttgtttcacatcagaaaactcacggaggagagaaaccgttttcatgctcagaatgtggcaaaCATTTTAATCAGAAATCAggtcttgtttcacatcagaaaattcacacaggggagaaaccattttcatgtgcagaatgtgagaaatgttttaaatggaaatcagctcttgttcaacatcagaaaattcacacaggggagaagccattttcatgttcagaatgtgggaaatatttttctACAAAACCAAATCTTGTAAAACATCAAAATACTCAcaaaggggagaagccattttcatgttcagaatgtgggaaatgttttgctgtgaaatcaagtcttgttaaacatcaaaatattcacacaggagagaagccattttcatgttcagaatgtgggaagagtTTTAAATGGACATCATcccttgttatacatcagagaaatcacacaggagagaagccattttcatgcggaaaatgtgggaagtgttttaaatggaaatcagatcttgttcaacatcagagaactcacacaggggagaaaccattttcatgtgcagaatgtgggaagtgttttaaatGGACAACATCTCTTGCAaatcatcagagaactcacacagcagagaagccattttcgtgtttagaatgtggaaaatgttttaaatggacGTCAGGTCTTGTTAGTCATCAgaaaagtcacacaggggagaagtcgttttcatgtgcagaatgtggcaaATCTTTTATCCATAAAACAAATCTTctttcacatcagagaactcacacaggggagagaccattttcatgttcagaatgtgggaagcgcTTTACCCAGGAAACACATTTCTTTaggcatcagagaattcacatgagagagtag